A window of Candidatus Bathyarchaeota archaeon genomic DNA:
TGCGAATATGCTGGTGACACAAGGATTGAACCTACCAACGCCAGCGGTAGCATGGCGATAAGAGCTACTAGGAAGACCTTAGACACGGCCGGATGAATCCGATGACTTGAAAGCTTAACCAGTCTCACTGGTTACACCGGGATTTAAAATCGAACGAAACCTTATATAAGCCTTTTCACTTTCCAAGAAAAACAATTAACTGAATCTAGAGAGAAGCAAAGTTTGAAAAGAAAAATTTAAATTTAGTCGATTTCTACTTCATTTCTTAGATCAAGAATATGGACCGAAGGCTTATATATCTTGGCATAGCGATTTTAATTGTCGGTATATATGCTATATTAGCTGCACAATCACTATCTACTGTAGTATCGGTGGATAAATGGATTTACGAAGAAAAGATGCTTATAAAGGAGAATGAGAGCTATAGCGTACAATTGTCTTTTAATGCAAACGTTGAGATAGTGGTCAACGTGGAGACCTATGAACACTGTATAACCCTTATGTTTATGGATAAGGATAACTATGAGAGATTTCTGTCGAACGAGGACTATGAAACGATCGCAAATGTCGAGCATACGACGAATTATATGTTGACGCATTGGAACACTGAGGCTAACAAAACCTATGTGCTTCTTCTAGATAACATTGGTCAATGTTTTGATAAGTATGTAATGGTGAAGATCGGTGTGAGTAGAAGCCCGGCTAAGACGCCGACCGAGGAGAAGGCGTTACTCACTAAAATAGGCTTCGGAATGTTAGCCGGAGCGTTCTGGATTTTGATGTATGGATTACTTAGGGAAAAGAGAATGTGATGAAGAAAAATGAGAGATGTGTTTCAGCTTCGTTTTCTAGCTAAACCTAGGTAAATCGTCGCGATGACGAATATAGCGGTTAACGCGCCGAGTATCCACTGAACGGTTTGGGCTTGAGAAAGTTGTGTTCTTAAGTCTTCCACCTCAGACGACAGTTGCTGATAAGATGTCTGAAGTTGCTCATAATCGGTCTTGAGCGTATTGTACTCCTCCTCGACCCCCTTTAGCCTCTTCCATTCAGGGAGAGCTTCTGGGAGATAGTAGCTTATCATAGACTCCAAGTCCAGCGGCTCAGGGGTGTAGCTGAAGGTTCTAACCTCAAACAGCTCCTCATCACCCCAGGTTTTTAAGCGTTTGGCGAATTCTGCCATAGCTTTATTGTATGCCTTCATCTCCTCTTTACTCGGGGTTTCTCCTTCCTTGATCTTGCTTTTAACAGAAGCCCTAAGCTCGAATAAATTTTCAGGGAATACTTCTTTTCTGACCTTTATCTCAACAGCCTTTCCTGTAGGTTCGTTCACTATTATGAAAACCCAGTTTTCAGATGTCAGTTTTATGGAGGAGGTGCCTGGAATTTTTTTAAGGATGAATTTATGCCTCGAAACGCATCTAGTTATAAACTCTAGCGTGTCTATTACTCCTCTAGTCGGGTTAGTGGTTATGACCAAGATGTCTGATCTGAGCGGAGGTTCTTCAGGCCAAAGGGTTTCAAACGCGACATTGCACACTCTGAAGACGCATAAGATCGCTGGCTTAACGCCCATTCCAAAGTATTCGGCAGCAGACTCGATAGTCACATTAGTCGTCGCTGGTTTAAGCATGGTAGGAGTTACATCGCGTACCTGTAAAACCTCGTAGCCCCTATCACTGCCTTCAGCCAACGCAGGCAAAGATAAGCTGAGCATAAGTAATACGAATGATATGATGGGCAAGGGCTTAGACATTTTCTCACCGATAAAAGGTATATCTTTTAAAAGTTAAAAAAATTTCGTTCACCGGGTCCAGTGTTATCGACCTAGGTACCGGTAGAAAGGTTTATAGACCGTCGGCTCTTAGAGTTATTCGAGAGATGCAGGAACTGTCTTCTTACGGAGATTTGCACTCTGACGTTAACGTGGCTATCGAGGCGCGGAATCTCACTAAGCGGTATGGTAAATTCACGGCCGTTAACGGTTTGAACTTGAAAGTATTTAAAGGCGAATTCTTCGGTCTGCTTGGACCTAATGGAGCCGGGAAGACCACAACCGTCAGGATGCTTACTGGGCTCCTTACACCTACTGAGGGTGAGGCGCTCATAATGGGGGTTAACATAATGGAGAGGCCCTTAGACGTTAAGAGGATCATGGGGGTCATTCCCGAGGTGTCTAACATATATGTCGAGATGACGGCTTGGGAGAACCTCCTGTTCATAGCCGAACTCTACGACGTTCCAAGGGATGCGGCCGTCGAAAGGGCTAAAGAGCTCTTAGAAGTCTTTGGGCTGTACGAGAGGAGACACGATAAGGCTGCGACCTTTTCTAAGGGTATGCGGAGGAGGCTTGCTATAGCGGCTGCTTTAATCCATAACCCCGAAATAATCTTTCTCGACGAGCCTACGAGTGGGTTAGACGTTCAGAGTACGAGGATCATCAGGAACGTCTTGAGGAAGTTGAATAAGGAGGGCGTTACAATCTTTATGACAACCCACTTCATAGACGAGGCTGATAATCTCTGCGGGAGGGTGGGAATAATTAATCGAGGGCATCTAGTAGCCCTTGATAAGCCTGAGAGGCTTAAGCAGACCATCGGAGGCGAGTTAAGCATAGAGGTCTCCATCTCACCCATACCTAGTCTTGAGGATCTGAAGGTCGTCGGAGGCGACGTGGTGAGGTCCGGGGATAAGTTTAGAATATACACCAGAGATCCCTCCGCGACATTATCCAAGCTTATGGGCCTAGCCGACTTAAAGGGTTGGAAGATTATTTCGGTAAGAACCCTGACACCGAGCCTAGAAGACGTGTTTGTGAAGCTTACGGGGCTGACAGCCGTCGATGTCGAGA
This region includes:
- a CDS encoding ATP-binding cassette domain-containing protein: MQELSSYGDLHSDVNVAIEARNLTKRYGKFTAVNGLNLKVFKGEFFGLLGPNGAGKTTTVRMLTGLLTPTEGEALIMGVNIMERPLDVKRIMGVIPEVSNIYVEMTAWENLLFIAELYDVPRDAAVERAKELLEVFGLYERRHDKAATFSKGMRRRLAIAAALIHNPEIIFLDEPTSGLDVQSTRIIRNVLRKLNKEGVTIFMTTHFIDEADNLCGRVGIINRGHLVALDKPERLKQTIGGELSIEVSISPIPSLEDLKVVGGDVVRSGDKFRIYTRDPSATLSKLMGLADLKGWKIISVRTLTPSLEDVFVKLTGLTAVDVERLELVRPSGRRRRR